The Haloferax volcanii DS2 DNA segment CAATCCCACCCCGACGATTCCCTTTTCCATTTCTTCAGACGCGACGAGAGCGGTCGCTGTCGCCCGACCATCGAGTGAATCCAGAAAATCAGCGCCCGACGCGCGCGCGCCGTCGTCCGATTCAGACGTTCCAGCCGTCGCCAAACGACTCGAAACGGGCGAGGTCGTGGCCGAACAGCACGTCGCCGCCGGTCCGGCGTTCGAGTTCCTTCACCGTCTGGAGGCTCTCGAACCAGTCGCGCTCGCTCCACAGCAGGCCGGGGCCGAGCGGCACTTCGTCCGTGTAGTTGCCCTCGACGTAACACTCGTCGCCCGCGACGAGCACGTCGCCGTCGGGGGTTTCGATGTGTGCGCCCAGCACGCCGGGAGTGTGACCCGGCAGGTGAACGAGTCGGAAGCCGTCGAACAGCGTGTGTTCGTCGCCGTGGACGACGTGCCAGTTCAGGTCGTGGTCGAAGTCCGAGGCGAGGTACGCGATGGAGCCCTCTGTCGTCTTCGCCGAGTAGTAGGCGAACTTCAGTTCCTCCTCGTGGACGTATATCGGCACGTCTGTGCCCGCGAACTCGACGAGGCCGCCCGCGTGGTCGAGGTGCAGGTGGCTCATCACCACCGCGTCGATGTCGGCGGGGTCGTAGCCGACCGCGCCGAGGTCGTCTTCGAGCGTGTGGTCCGCGGCGTCGACGTGCGAAAACGCCTCGTACAACGGGTCGGGCCAGTAGCCGTCGGCGGCGGCCGGATTCGATCCGGTGTCCCACAGCACCGTCCGGTCGGGGCCGTCGACGACGGCGTTCCAGACGACGAACTCGCTCATCTCGTGGTCGGGGTTCGGATTCGACGCGCTCCCCATGGAGTAGCCGTCGAGGACGTAGCCGGTGTCGGCGTGGACGCGGCCGCGGTCGACCAGGTGGACGCTGATGTCACCCATATTCCGGGGTTAGGACGGAGCGGACATAACCGTTCAGGCAGTCAATATATCTTCGTCGGGCACTAGAGATACGCGTCGTTTCGGCCCGCGCCGTGTCGGCCCGCGCGGCGAACGCGGTCGGCGAGCGACGGTGAAAAACCGGAGCGAACGGTCGCTACGCTACTGACCGGGGGCGACTTCCTCGAACGGTTGGACGATGACGAAGCCGCCCTCCCCCGCGAATTCGAGCTGGTAGGACTCGCCCGACGAGCGGCCGAGCAGCCCCTTGATGTCGATGTCGCGGTTCGACGACGGTGAGACGTTTCCGCTCCACGCGACGGTCGCGTTGGGATCGGTCTTGACCGGCGTCGGGACGACGATTGGCTCGCCGTGGGTCGTGATGGCGACGTGGCCGGGGCCTTCGAGGAAGACGTTGAACAGGCCGCCCGAGGAGGTGCCGGCGACGCTCGTCAGCATCTTGATGTCCCAGTTCACGCTCGACTCGAACGCGAGCACGTCGTTGCCGTTGACGCTCAGTTCCTCGCCCGCGTCGAGTTCGAGAATCTGAACCTCCTTGCCCTGGTCCGCGAGGTAGAGGTGGCCGGTGCCGGTCGCCTGCATCATGACGTCGCCCTCGCCGGTGGCCTTCTGCTTGAGCATCCCTTTCAGGCCGCCGGCGGACTTCCGCTCGAAGGAGATGTCGCCGGTGTAGCCGACCATCGACCCGGCTTTCGCCATGACGTTCCCGTCGAGGGCCACGTCGAGGAGCTTCGAGTTTTCGAGTTCGAAGGAGTCGCCGCCTTCGGACGGTGCGTGCGCGCTGACGAATTCGTCTAAATCCATTGAGTCACCGAGTCGCGGCCGAAAGCGACTCTACCGGAGAGGCGACTGTCAGGGGTATAGTTCTATTTGCCGCGAAAAATCGGCCCGAACGGTCGACGTGGTCAGTCAGTCCCGACGACTTCGGTGGCCGGGGGTCCAGTCGGCGTCGAGCGCCTCGTGGGTGAAGGGGACGGCGTCCTCGCCGGCGTAGGTGGCGACCAACTGGCCGTCGCCTTCGAGGTAGTACTTGTAGGTCGTCAGCCCTTCGAGACCGACCGGGCCGCGGGCGTGAATCTTGCCCGTCGAGATGCCCACCTCGGCACCGAGGCCGTAGCGGTAGCCGTCGGCGAAGCGGGTCGAGGCGTTGTGGAAGACGCTGGCGGCGTCGACGCCGGTCATGAACGTCTCCGCACGCTCGGCGTCGTCGGTGACGATGGACTCGGTGTGTTTCGAGCCGTGGGCGTTGATGTGGTCGACCGCGTCGTACAGGTCCGAGACGACCTTGACGGAGAGTTCGAGGTCGCCGTACTCGGTGTCCCAGTCGTCGTCGGTCGCGGGGTCGATATCGACGTGTTCGCGGGTCGCCTCGTCGCCGCGGAGGACGACGCCCTCGTCGCGGTAGCGCTCGACGACCGTCGGCAGGAAGTCGGCGGCGACCGACTCGTCGACGAGGAGCGTCTCGACGGCGTTGCAGACCGCGGGGTACTGCACCTTCGCGTCGAGCGCGATGTCCGCGGCCATGTCGAGGTCGGCCGCCTCGTCGACGTAGACGTGACAGATACCCTCGGTGTGGCCGAGGACGGGAATCTGGGTGTTGTCCTGGATGTAGCTGACGAACTCCGAGGAGCCGCGGGGCATCACGAGGTCGACCATGTCGTCGAGTTCGAGCAGGCGGTCGACCTCCTCGTGGGCTTCGATGAGCGTCGCCCAGCCGTCGGGCAGCTCCTCGGTGGCGGACAGAATCGTCTCGTACAGCACGCGGTTCGACTCGCTGGCCTCGCTGCCGCCCTTGAGGATGACGGCGTTGCCGGACTTCAGCGCCAGCGCGGCGATTTGGACCAGCGCGTCGGGCCGCGACTCGAAGATGGTCGCCACGACGCCGATGGGGACCGAGAGTTTGTACAGTTCGAGGTCCTCGTCCAGTTCGCGCGCTTCCAGCGTCTCGCCGAGCGGGTCGTCCTGCTCGGCGACGGACTCGACCATCCCGGCGATGTCGTCCAGCTTCGCCTCGTCGAGTTTGAGGCGGTCCACGAGCGCCTGCGTGTACTCGCCGGCGACGAGCATCGCCTCGGCCTCCTCGACGTCCTCGCGGTTGGCCGCGAGAATCGCCTCGCTGTTGTCGCGGATGGCGTCCGCGATGGCTCCGAGCGCGGCGTCGCGGTCGGCCGCGTCGACGTTGGCGAGGCGGAGCGCCGCCGACTGTGCCCGTTCGACCTGCGCGGTCGTGTCTCGCTCAGTCATCGAGTTCACCATCGAGGGGGAGGAACATTGTTCCCACCGATTCGCGCTCGGCTATCTTCGCCAGCACGTCGGGCTCGGTCGACCGCGCGATGACGGCGGGGATGCCGTACTCGGCGGCGTCGCGCGCGCCGCGGACCTTCGTCTGGATGCCGCCGAAGCCGCCGGTCGAGCTCGCGGTGACGATGTCCTCCACGTCGCTGTAATTGTCGCCGACGACTTCGATGCGCTCGGCGTCGGAGTCCTCCTTCGGATTTCCTGTGTAGACGCCGCCCACGTCGGTGAGCGTCACGAGCAGGTCGACGCCGATACCGACCGCGATGTCCGACGAAATCATGTCGTTGTCTCCGATTTGGAGCTCTTCGGTGGCGACCGCGTCGTTCTCGTTGATGATGGGCACGACGCCCCACTCCAGCAGCGTCTCGACCGTGTTCCGGAAGTTGGTGAAGCGCTCGGGGTTCTCCAGGTCGTGCTGGGTGATGAGTATCTGGGCGACCTTCCGGTCGTAGCGCTCGAAGCTCTCGGTGTAGCGGTGCATGAGCAGGCTCTGGCCGACCGTCGACAGCGCCTGCGACGCTTCGAGAGTGTCGCGGTCCGCCGTGGGGTGGTCGAGCCGTCCGATGCCGGCCCCGACCGCGCCCGAGGAGACGAGCAGCACCTCCTTGCCGCGCGAGAGCAGCGACTCGATGTCGTCGACGAGCTTGTCGAGTTTGTCGTCGTCGAGGTTGGAGTCTTCGTCGGTCAGCGAGTTGGTGCCGGCCTTGACGATGACGCGGTCCGCCTCGGCGGCGGCGTCGCGGGCGGCGGCGACCGCATCGGGGTCGACGGCCGCAGTCGACTCGGACGCCTCGGACGCCTCGGACGCCTCGGACGCCTCCGCCGTCTCGCTCAGTTCACTCATCAGCGAACTCCTCCGCGAGTTCCTTCGACCGGCGCTCGGCCGCGACGACCGCCTCGGTGACGGCGTCGTCGGCGTCGCTGTCCCAGAGGACCTCCATCCCCTCGATGGTCGTCCCGTTCGGCGAGCAGACCGCGTCGATG contains these protein-coding regions:
- a CDS encoding N-acyl homoserine lactonase family protein; this translates as MGDISVHLVDRGRVHADTGYVLDGYSMGSASNPNPDHEMSEFVVWNAVVDGPDRTVLWDTGSNPAAADGYWPDPLYEAFSHVDAADHTLEDDLGAVGYDPADIDAVVMSHLHLDHAGGLVEFAGTDVPIYVHEEELKFAYYSAKTTEGSIAYLASDFDHDLNWHVVHGDEHTLFDGFRLVHLPGHTPGVLGAHIETPDGDVLVAGDECYVEGNYTDEVPLGPGLLWSERDWFESLQTVKELERRTGGDVLFGHDLARFESFGDGWNV
- a CDS encoding AIM24 family protein is translated as MDLDEFVSAHAPSEGGDSFELENSKLLDVALDGNVMAKAGSMVGYTGDISFERKSAGGLKGMLKQKATGEGDVMMQATGTGHLYLADQGKEVQILELDAGEELSVNGNDVLAFESSVNWDIKMLTSVAGTSSGGLFNVFLEGPGHVAITTHGEPIVVPTPVKTDPNATVAWSGNVSPSSNRDIDIKGLLGRSSGESYQLEFAGEGGFVIVQPFEEVAPGQ
- a CDS encoding glutamate-5-semialdehyde dehydrogenase; translation: MTERDTTAQVERAQSAALRLANVDAADRDAALGAIADAIRDNSEAILAANREDVEEAEAMLVAGEYTQALVDRLKLDEAKLDDIAGMVESVAEQDDPLGETLEARELDEDLELYKLSVPIGVVATIFESRPDALVQIAALALKSGNAVILKGGSEASESNRVLYETILSATEELPDGWATLIEAHEEVDRLLELDDMVDLVMPRGSSEFVSYIQDNTQIPVLGHTEGICHVYVDEAADLDMAADIALDAKVQYPAVCNAVETLLVDESVAADFLPTVVERYRDEGVVLRGDEATREHVDIDPATDDDWDTEYGDLELSVKVVSDLYDAVDHINAHGSKHTESIVTDDAERAETFMTGVDAASVFHNASTRFADGYRYGLGAEVGISTGKIHARGPVGLEGLTTYKYYLEGDGQLVATYAGEDAVPFTHEALDADWTPGHRSRRD
- the proB gene encoding glutamate 5-kinase — encoded protein: MSELSETAEASEASEASEASESTAAVDPDAVAAARDAAAEADRVIVKAGTNSLTDEDSNLDDDKLDKLVDDIESLLSRGKEVLLVSSGAVGAGIGRLDHPTADRDTLEASQALSTVGQSLLMHRYTESFERYDRKVAQILITQHDLENPERFTNFRNTVETLLEWGVVPIINENDAVATEELQIGDNDMISSDIAVGIGVDLLVTLTDVGGVYTGNPKEDSDAERIEVVGDNYSDVEDIVTASSTGGFGGIQTKVRGARDAAEYGIPAVIARSTEPDVLAKIAERESVGTMFLPLDGELDD